The Canis lupus dingo isolate Sandy chromosome 26, ASM325472v2, whole genome shotgun sequence genome has a segment encoding these proteins:
- the RNF34 gene encoding E3 ubiquitin-protein ligase RNF34 isoform X5 yields MKAGATSMWASCCGLLNEVMGTGAVRGQQSGFAGGTGPFRFAPNSDFSTYPSVPMEGPNIVCKACGLSFSVFRKKHVCCDCKKDFCSVCSVLQENLRRCSTCHLLQETAFQRPQLMRLKVKDLRQYLILRNIPIDTCREKEDLVDLVLCHHGLGSEDDLDTSSLNSSRSQSSGFFAHSFFSNHTAPSATVSSFQGDFMGGDQILGSGVLAQVQSEIASANTEEEDDEDDDEDDEDDDDEENLEERTPGLSEKRVRASLSDLSSLEDVEGMSVRQLKEILARNFVNYSGCCEKWELVEKVNRLYKENEENQKSYGERLQLQDEEDDRLCRICMDAVIDCVLLECGHMVTCTKCGKRMSECPICRQYVVRAVHVFKS; encoded by the exons GCGGGTGCCACATCTATGTGGGCTTCATGCTGTGGGCTGCTGAATGAAGTCATGGGAACTGGAGCTGTCAGGGGCCAGCAGTCAGGATTTGCAGGAGGTACCGGTCCATTCAGATTTGCACCAAATTCTGATTTTTCCACTTACCCATCAGTACCTATGGAAGGGCCTAATATAGTTTGCAAAGCCTGTGGACTTTCCTTTTCAGTCTTTAGAAAGAAG CATGTATGTTGCGACTGCAAGAAGGATTTTTGCTCCGTTTGTTCAGTCTTACAAGAAAATCTCCGTAGATGTTCCACATGTCACTTATTACAAGAGACGGCCTTTCAGCGCCCTCAGTTAATGCGACTAAAAGTCAAGGATCTCCGGCAATATCTCATTCTTCGAAATATCCCAATTGATACCTGTCGAGAGAAAGAAGACTTGGTAGATTTAGTACTCTGCCACCATGGGCTGGGCTCTGAGGATGACCTGGACACAAGCAGCCTGAATTCCTCACGATCCCAGAGTTCTGGCTTTTttgcacattcatttttttcaaaccaTACAGCCCCTTCTGCTACCGTGTCTTCATTTCAGGGAGACTTTATGGGTGGAGACCAGATCTTGGGATCTGGAGTTCTGGCACAG GTACAAAGTGAAATAGCTTCAGCAAACACAGAAGAGGaggatgatgaagatgatgacgaagatgatgaggatgatgacgATGAAGAAAACTTGGAGGAGCGG ACTCCTGGCCTCTCTGAGAAGCGAGTAAGAGCTTCACTATCTGACCTATCAAGCCTAGAAGATGTGGAAGGAATGAGCGTGCGCCAGCTGAAGGAAATCCTGGCTCGGAATTTTGTCAACTATTCTGGCTGTTGTGAAAAATGGGAGCTGGTAGAGAAAGTAAACCGGTTAtacaaagagaatgaagaaaaccaaaagtcat ATGGCGAGCGACTGCAGCTGCAGGATGAGGAAGATGATCGCTTGTGCCGTATCTGCATGGATGCCGTCATTGACTGTGTCCTGCTTGAGTGCGGGCACATGGTCACCTGCACCAAGTGTGGCAAGCGCATGAGTGAGTGTCCCATCTGCCGGCAGTATGTGGTGCGCGCCGTGCACGTGTTCAAGTCCTGA
- the RNF34 gene encoding E3 ubiquitin-protein ligase RNF34 isoform X4, whose protein sequence is MLLCLNISWLQSSEAGATSMWASCCGLLNEVMGTGAVRGQQSGFAGGTGPFRFAPNSDFSTYPSVPMEGPNIVCKACGLSFSVFRKKHVCCDCKKDFCSVCSVLQENLRRCSTCHLLQETAFQRPQLMRLKVKDLRQYLILRNIPIDTCREKEDLVDLVLCHHGLGSEDDLDTSSLNSSRSQSSGFFAHSFFSNHTAPSATVSSFQGDFMGGDQILGSGVLAQVQSEIASANTEEEDDEDDDEDDEDDDDEENLEERTPGLSEKRVRASLSDLSSLEDVEGMSVRQLKEILARNFVNYSGCCEKWELVEKVNRLYKENEENQKSYGERLQLQDEEDDRLCRICMDAVIDCVLLECGHMVTCTKCGKRMSECPICRQYVVRAVHVFKS, encoded by the exons GCGGGTGCCACATCTATGTGGGCTTCATGCTGTGGGCTGCTGAATGAAGTCATGGGAACTGGAGCTGTCAGGGGCCAGCAGTCAGGATTTGCAGGAGGTACCGGTCCATTCAGATTTGCACCAAATTCTGATTTTTCCACTTACCCATCAGTACCTATGGAAGGGCCTAATATAGTTTGCAAAGCCTGTGGACTTTCCTTTTCAGTCTTTAGAAAGAAG CATGTATGTTGCGACTGCAAGAAGGATTTTTGCTCCGTTTGTTCAGTCTTACAAGAAAATCTCCGTAGATGTTCCACATGTCACTTATTACAAGAGACGGCCTTTCAGCGCCCTCAGTTAATGCGACTAAAAGTCAAGGATCTCCGGCAATATCTCATTCTTCGAAATATCCCAATTGATACCTGTCGAGAGAAAGAAGACTTGGTAGATTTAGTACTCTGCCACCATGGGCTGGGCTCTGAGGATGACCTGGACACAAGCAGCCTGAATTCCTCACGATCCCAGAGTTCTGGCTTTTttgcacattcatttttttcaaaccaTACAGCCCCTTCTGCTACCGTGTCTTCATTTCAGGGAGACTTTATGGGTGGAGACCAGATCTTGGGATCTGGAGTTCTGGCACAG GTACAAAGTGAAATAGCTTCAGCAAACACAGAAGAGGaggatgatgaagatgatgacgaagatgatgaggatgatgacgATGAAGAAAACTTGGAGGAGCGG ACTCCTGGCCTCTCTGAGAAGCGAGTAAGAGCTTCACTATCTGACCTATCAAGCCTAGAAGATGTGGAAGGAATGAGCGTGCGCCAGCTGAAGGAAATCCTGGCTCGGAATTTTGTCAACTATTCTGGCTGTTGTGAAAAATGGGAGCTGGTAGAGAAAGTAAACCGGTTAtacaaagagaatgaagaaaaccaaaagtcat ATGGCGAGCGACTGCAGCTGCAGGATGAGGAAGATGATCGCTTGTGCCGTATCTGCATGGATGCCGTCATTGACTGTGTCCTGCTTGAGTGCGGGCACATGGTCACCTGCACCAAGTGTGGCAAGCGCATGAGTGAGTGTCCCATCTGCCGGCAGTATGTGGTGCGCGCCGTGCACGTGTTCAAGTCCTGA